In the genome of Salvelinus sp. IW2-2015 linkage group LG25, ASM291031v2, whole genome shotgun sequence, one region contains:
- the LOC111951635 gene encoding cysteine sulfinic acid decarboxylase isoform X2, translating to MSQLPRFWNLGWSSFIDWWSSQSVSEQDYVTTTGPSQPYGQQHLNEPLLDHREGQLFLTEAFKVILEEVLCKGIDVNEKVCEWREPEELATLLDLELRENGEQQHQLLQRVRDVAKYSVKTNHPRFFNQLFAGVDYHALTGRFLTEALNTSQYTYEVAPVFVLMEDAVLSKLRSLVGWAQGDGIFCPGGTMSNMYAMNLARYRAFPEVKLKGQWALPRLAVFTSQESHYSVMKAAAFQGIGTENVFKVNVDDRGCMITDDLSEKIELAKSQGAVPFLVHATSGTTVQGAFDPLEPIADICDRQGLWMHVDAAWGGSVLFSKEHRHLMRGVERADSVTWNPHKMMLTGLQCSAILLKDTTDLLKRCHSADATYLFQQDKFYDMSLDTGDKSIQCGRKVDCLKLWLMWKAVGSQGLEERVDRAFAHTRYLVEKMTKREGFQLIGKPEFVNVCFWFIPPSLRGKENSPDYQDRLSKVGGSSDKGAYD from the exons ATGAGTCAACTACCTAGATTCTGGAACCTGGGATGGTCTTCCTTCATTGACTGGTGGAGTAGTCAGAGTGTTTCAGAGCAAG ACTACGTGACAACTACAGGACCTTCTCAACCCTATGGTCAGCAGCACCTGAATGAACCTCTTCTGGACCACAGAGAGGGTCAGCTCTTCCTGACCGAGGCTTTTAAAGTCATCCTTGAGGAGGTGCTATGTAAGGGCATAGACGTCAACGAGAAG GTATGTGAGTGGCGCGAGCCAGAGGAGTTGGCTACTCTGCTCGATCTGGAGCTGAGAGAGAATGGGGAGCAACAGCACCAGCTGCTGCAGAGAGTACGGGACGTGGCCAAGTACAGCGTGAAGACCA ATCATCCGCGGTTCTTCAATCAGCTCTTTGCAGGGGTGGACTACCATGCCTTGACAGGACGATTCCTTACGGAGGCTCTTAACACTAGCCA aTATACCTATGAAGTAGCGCCAGTGTTCGTCCTGATGGAAGACGCGGTACTCTCCAAGCTACGTTCTCTAGTTGGGTGGGCACAGGGAGATGGCATCTTCTGCCCAGGCGGTACCATGTCTAACATGTATGCCATGAACCTAGCACGCTATCGGGCCTTCCCAGAAGTTAAACTTAAGGGGCAGTGGGCCCTCCCTCGACTGGCTGTCTTTACATCTCAAGAG AGCCATTACTCTGTGATGAAAGCAGCTGCCTTTCAGGGTATTGGGACAGAGAACGTGTTTAAGGTCAACGTGGATGATAG GGGTTGCATGATTACAGATGACCTTAGTGAGAAAATTGAGCTGGCGAAATCTCAA GGGGCAGTACCATTCCTTGTCCACGCCACGTCAGGAACGACTGTACAAGGTGCCTTTGACCCCCTGGAGCCCATCGCTGACATCTGTGATAGACAGGGGTTATGGATGCATGTTGAT GCAGCCTGGGGAGGGAGTGTTCTCTTCTCAAAGGAACACAGACATCTCATGAGAGGAGTTGAGAG AGCCGATTCAGTAACTTGGAATCCACACAAGATGATGCTGACTGGCTTGCAGTGTTCAGCCATTCTGCTCAAGGACACCACG gACCTGTTGAAACGTTGCCACAGTGCAGATGCAACATAcctcttccagcaggacaagtTCTATGACATGAGTCTGGACACAGGTGACAAGTCGATACAGTGCGGCCGTAAGGTTGACTGCCTGAAGCTGTGGTTGATGTGGAAAGCTGTGGGGTCACAAGGCTTGGAAGAGCGGGTGGACAGGGCTTTCGCCCATACAAG ATATCTGGTGGAGAAGATGACGAAAAGAGAGGGCTTTCAACTTATAGGGAAG CCTGAGTTTGTGAACGTGTGTTTCTGGTTCATACCACCCAGTCTGAGGGGAAAGGAGAACAGTCCAGACTACCAGGACAGATTGTCAAAGGTTG GTGGCTCCAGTGATAAAGGAGCGTATGATTAA
- the LOC111951635 gene encoding cysteine sulfinic acid decarboxylase isoform X1, whose amino-acid sequence MSQLPRFWNLGWSSFIDWWSSQSVSEQDYVTTTGPSQPYGQQHLNEPLLDHREGQLFLTEAFKVILEEVLCKGIDVNEKVCEWREPEELATLLDLELRENGEQQHQLLQRVRDVAKYSVKTNHPRFFNQLFAGVDYHALTGRFLTEALNTSQYTYEVAPVFVLMEDAVLSKLRSLVGWAQGDGIFCPGGTMSNMYAMNLARYRAFPEVKLKGQWALPRLAVFTSQESHYSVMKAAAFQGIGTENVFKVNVDDRGCMITDDLSEKIELAKSQGAVPFLVHATSGTTVQGAFDPLEPIADICDRQGLWMHVDAAWGGSVLFSKEHRHLMRGVERADSVTWNPHKMMLTGLQCSAILLKDTTDLLKRCHSADATYLFQQDKFYDMSLDTGDKSIQCGRKVDCLKLWLMWKAVGSQGLEERVDRAFAHTRYLVEKMTKREGFQLIGKPEFVNVCFWFIPPSLRGKENSPDYQDRLSKVAPVIKERMIKQGTMMVGYQPQGGRVNFFRMIVISPQLSYQDMTFFLDEIERLGNNL is encoded by the exons ATGAGTCAACTACCTAGATTCTGGAACCTGGGATGGTCTTCCTTCATTGACTGGTGGAGTAGTCAGAGTGTTTCAGAGCAAG ACTACGTGACAACTACAGGACCTTCTCAACCCTATGGTCAGCAGCACCTGAATGAACCTCTTCTGGACCACAGAGAGGGTCAGCTCTTCCTGACCGAGGCTTTTAAAGTCATCCTTGAGGAGGTGCTATGTAAGGGCATAGACGTCAACGAGAAG GTATGTGAGTGGCGCGAGCCAGAGGAGTTGGCTACTCTGCTCGATCTGGAGCTGAGAGAGAATGGGGAGCAACAGCACCAGCTGCTGCAGAGAGTACGGGACGTGGCCAAGTACAGCGTGAAGACCA ATCATCCGCGGTTCTTCAATCAGCTCTTTGCAGGGGTGGACTACCATGCCTTGACAGGACGATTCCTTACGGAGGCTCTTAACACTAGCCA aTATACCTATGAAGTAGCGCCAGTGTTCGTCCTGATGGAAGACGCGGTACTCTCCAAGCTACGTTCTCTAGTTGGGTGGGCACAGGGAGATGGCATCTTCTGCCCAGGCGGTACCATGTCTAACATGTATGCCATGAACCTAGCACGCTATCGGGCCTTCCCAGAAGTTAAACTTAAGGGGCAGTGGGCCCTCCCTCGACTGGCTGTCTTTACATCTCAAGAG AGCCATTACTCTGTGATGAAAGCAGCTGCCTTTCAGGGTATTGGGACAGAGAACGTGTTTAAGGTCAACGTGGATGATAG GGGTTGCATGATTACAGATGACCTTAGTGAGAAAATTGAGCTGGCGAAATCTCAA GGGGCAGTACCATTCCTTGTCCACGCCACGTCAGGAACGACTGTACAAGGTGCCTTTGACCCCCTGGAGCCCATCGCTGACATCTGTGATAGACAGGGGTTATGGATGCATGTTGAT GCAGCCTGGGGAGGGAGTGTTCTCTTCTCAAAGGAACACAGACATCTCATGAGAGGAGTTGAGAG AGCCGATTCAGTAACTTGGAATCCACACAAGATGATGCTGACTGGCTTGCAGTGTTCAGCCATTCTGCTCAAGGACACCACG gACCTGTTGAAACGTTGCCACAGTGCAGATGCAACATAcctcttccagcaggacaagtTCTATGACATGAGTCTGGACACAGGTGACAAGTCGATACAGTGCGGCCGTAAGGTTGACTGCCTGAAGCTGTGGTTGATGTGGAAAGCTGTGGGGTCACAAGGCTTGGAAGAGCGGGTGGACAGGGCTTTCGCCCATACAAG ATATCTGGTGGAGAAGATGACGAAAAGAGAGGGCTTTCAACTTATAGGGAAG CCTGAGTTTGTGAACGTGTGTTTCTGGTTCATACCACCCAGTCTGAGGGGAAAGGAGAACAGTCCAGACTACCAGGACAGATTGTCAAAG GTGGCTCCAGTGATAAAGGAGCGTATGATTAAGCAGGGTACTATGATGGTGGGCTACCAGCCTCAGGGTGGACGAGTCAACTTCTTCCGCATGATAGTCATCTCTCCGCAGCTCTCCTACCAAGATATGACCTTCTTTCTGGATGAGATTGAGAGGCTAGGGAATAATCTGTGA
- the LOC111951635 gene encoding cysteine sulfinic acid decarboxylase isoform X3, protein MFCCASLLVCEWREPEELATLLDLELRENGEQQHQLLQRVRDVAKYSVKTNHPRFFNQLFAGVDYHALTGRFLTEALNTSQYTYEVAPVFVLMEDAVLSKLRSLVGWAQGDGIFCPGGTMSNMYAMNLARYRAFPEVKLKGQWALPRLAVFTSQESHYSVMKAAAFQGIGTENVFKVNVDDRGCMITDDLSEKIELAKSQGAVPFLVHATSGTTVQGAFDPLEPIADICDRQGLWMHVDAAWGGSVLFSKEHRHLMRGVERADSVTWNPHKMMLTGLQCSAILLKDTTDLLKRCHSADATYLFQQDKFYDMSLDTGDKSIQCGRKVDCLKLWLMWKAVGSQGLEERVDRAFAHTRYLVEKMTKREGFQLIGKPEFVNVCFWFIPPSLRGKENSPDYQDRLSKVAPVIKERMIKQGTMMVGYQPQGGRVNFFRMIVISPQLSYQDMTFFLDEIERLGNNL, encoded by the exons ATGTTTTGCTGCGCAAGCCTTTTG GTATGTGAGTGGCGCGAGCCAGAGGAGTTGGCTACTCTGCTCGATCTGGAGCTGAGAGAGAATGGGGAGCAACAGCACCAGCTGCTGCAGAGAGTACGGGACGTGGCCAAGTACAGCGTGAAGACCA ATCATCCGCGGTTCTTCAATCAGCTCTTTGCAGGGGTGGACTACCATGCCTTGACAGGACGATTCCTTACGGAGGCTCTTAACACTAGCCA aTATACCTATGAAGTAGCGCCAGTGTTCGTCCTGATGGAAGACGCGGTACTCTCCAAGCTACGTTCTCTAGTTGGGTGGGCACAGGGAGATGGCATCTTCTGCCCAGGCGGTACCATGTCTAACATGTATGCCATGAACCTAGCACGCTATCGGGCCTTCCCAGAAGTTAAACTTAAGGGGCAGTGGGCCCTCCCTCGACTGGCTGTCTTTACATCTCAAGAG AGCCATTACTCTGTGATGAAAGCAGCTGCCTTTCAGGGTATTGGGACAGAGAACGTGTTTAAGGTCAACGTGGATGATAG GGGTTGCATGATTACAGATGACCTTAGTGAGAAAATTGAGCTGGCGAAATCTCAA GGGGCAGTACCATTCCTTGTCCACGCCACGTCAGGAACGACTGTACAAGGTGCCTTTGACCCCCTGGAGCCCATCGCTGACATCTGTGATAGACAGGGGTTATGGATGCATGTTGAT GCAGCCTGGGGAGGGAGTGTTCTCTTCTCAAAGGAACACAGACATCTCATGAGAGGAGTTGAGAG AGCCGATTCAGTAACTTGGAATCCACACAAGATGATGCTGACTGGCTTGCAGTGTTCAGCCATTCTGCTCAAGGACACCACG gACCTGTTGAAACGTTGCCACAGTGCAGATGCAACATAcctcttccagcaggacaagtTCTATGACATGAGTCTGGACACAGGTGACAAGTCGATACAGTGCGGCCGTAAGGTTGACTGCCTGAAGCTGTGGTTGATGTGGAAAGCTGTGGGGTCACAAGGCTTGGAAGAGCGGGTGGACAGGGCTTTCGCCCATACAAG ATATCTGGTGGAGAAGATGACGAAAAGAGAGGGCTTTCAACTTATAGGGAAG CCTGAGTTTGTGAACGTGTGTTTCTGGTTCATACCACCCAGTCTGAGGGGAAAGGAGAACAGTCCAGACTACCAGGACAGATTGTCAAAG GTGGCTCCAGTGATAAAGGAGCGTATGATTAAGCAGGGTACTATGATGGTGGGCTACCAGCCTCAGGGTGGACGAGTCAACTTCTTCCGCATGATAGTCATCTCTCCGCAGCTCTCCTACCAAGATATGACCTTCTTTCTGGATGAGATTGAGAGGCTAGGGAATAATCTGTGA